A genomic stretch from Mycobacterium cookii includes:
- the rplA gene encoding 50S ribosomal protein L1, whose amino-acid sequence MSKNSKAYRAAAEKVDRDNLYTPLQAAKLAKETSSTKQDSTVEVAIRLGVDPRKADQMVRGTVNLPHGTGKTARVAVFAVGEKAEEAAAAGADVVGSDDLIEKIQGGFLDFDAAIATPDQMAKVGRIARILGPRGLMPNPKTGTVTPDITKAVSDIKGGKINFRVDKQANLHFVIGKASFDEKALAENYGAAIDEVLRHKPSSSKGRYLKKITVSTTTGPGIPVDPAVTRNFAEA is encoded by the coding sequence ATGAGCAAGAACAGCAAGGCATATCGCGCCGCGGCCGAGAAGGTGGACCGCGACAATCTCTACACCCCGCTGCAGGCCGCCAAGCTGGCCAAGGAGACGTCGTCGACCAAGCAGGACTCGACCGTGGAGGTGGCCATCCGACTCGGCGTCGACCCCCGCAAGGCCGACCAGATGGTCCGCGGCACGGTCAACCTGCCGCACGGCACCGGTAAGACCGCCCGCGTCGCGGTGTTCGCCGTAGGTGAAAAGGCCGAAGAGGCAGCGGCAGCCGGCGCCGACGTGGTCGGCAGCGACGACCTGATCGAGAAGATCCAGGGCGGCTTCTTGGACTTCGACGCCGCGATCGCCACCCCGGACCAGATGGCCAAGGTCGGCCGCATCGCGCGCATCCTCGGGCCGCGTGGTCTGATGCCGAACCCGAAGACCGGAACCGTCACGCCGGACATCACCAAGGCGGTGTCGGACATCAAGGGCGGCAAGATCAACTTCCGGGTGGACAAGCAGGCCAACCTGCACTTCGTCATCGGCAAGGCATCGTTCGACGAGAAGGCGCTCGCCGAGAACTACGGCGCGGCGATCGACGAGGTGCTGCGGCACAAGCCGTCGTCGTCGAAGGGTCGCTACCTGAAGAAGATCACCGTGTCGACGACCACCGGCCCGGGCATCCCGGTCGACCCGGCGGTCACGCGTAACTTCGCCGAGGCGTAA